The Sciurus carolinensis chromosome 18, mSciCar1.2, whole genome shotgun sequence region GCACGGGTGGATCTGGGCCCCACAGGCAGGCTAGGGGTTGTCAGCAGATGCGGATGAGGCAGGTGCCTCGGGAGGGAGGGCGTTCTGGGGAGGACTCTGCATTTGACACCTCAGCAAAGGAAGAGCTGCCCTGAGGGGGACTGAGAGCGGAGAGGGAGGAAGACCCGGGAGCGCGGGGTCCTGCTAGATGCTGGAAGGAGGACGGTCCAGAGCCAGGGAGTGGTCTGTAGCTTCAGGTGGTCGCCAGAATGTGTGTGTTTGATGTGGCGATCAGGAGATGGCTGGTGGCCTTGGCGATGGCGAGTCTGTGTGGCCGCAGCCAGGTACAGTAGGCGGAAAAGCAGGTGCGGGGAGGTGCAGACTGGGTGTAAACAGCACTTTGAAGAAACCTGAGCGGGAACTGGGGAGTGAAGAGGAAGCGGTCTGAGGTTGCAGGTCCCCTCCCCAAGACTCAGTGTGTTTTTATACCTTGAACAGAGAGGGTTGGCAGTGCAGGAGAAGGTCAAGGGCCAATGGGAGGGACtgtccaggaggaggaggagtcagCCTCGCCTGGGCTGGGCCTCTGCCCCTGGGATGGTGGTCCACGGCTGTTAGAGAGGCTGCAGATGCGGGGCTGGCGAGGACAGAGGGGTTGGAACGGTTCCCATTTCGCTTCTCCCATGATCATCTCAGGCGGGCGAGCAGGGCAGTCTGCAGCAGAGGCTGGTGGGAAGCGGCCATCGGGTGGACTCGGCCCCGCCTGGAGACACTGCTGTGCATCCTTCCACGCCTCCTGCTGAGGGCCACAACTGGCTCTGGATTGACAGTCAACCCTGAACCGGCAGGTGGAAAGAGGTGGCCTGGGGCCCCGGAACTGGAAATCCTGACAAGGCCCTGCAGATTGAGCCCATGTCACCTGCTCTTGGCCTCCAGTCTCTTCCCCACACTGCAGACCGTTGGTGCCCCCAGACCCCGCCATCAGGGGTGCAGATTCGAGAGGCACGCCACCTTGTCAATGAACTCCTTCTCTGGTACAAAGCTCATCATTTCCGGGGCTGGAGCTCAGGCAGGGAGTCAGCCCTGCAGAAGCCCTGGGTGCAGTCCGCCCCAGCACCCCCAAGGAAGCTCAGACCGCCTCATGTTGGCTATGGGCGTCCTGCACGGCAGGCACAGCAGGCCTGGCCACCAGTGTGACCCCCTGCACATGAGACCCTGTCACTTACCTTGTAGACTGGTGTGGGTTTTTATTGCTGCACCAGCAAACTCCTGGAGAAGGCCCTGGTTGAGGTCCCTCATGGTCTGTGACCTTTCTGACTGGGTGGTCTCCCCATCGTCCCAAGACCATGAGGCAGGGCTCACTTTTCCCTAGAGTGCCATGACTCTTTGTTCCTTTGTCTGAAAggcttttctccttttcccctcaCTTCTCTGCTTGGCAAACTCTTATTTAAGACCCAGTTtaaagccgggtgtggtggcccactcctgtaatcccaacaacttgggaggctaaggctggaggatgacatgtttgaggtcagcctctgccatatagggagatcctgtctctaaataaaaacattaaaaaaggacttggggatgtggctcaggagaaTACCCTGGGTTTcatgccagtttttttttttttttttttttttttttgcggtgctggggatcgttttttttttgttttttttttttttttttcttaaagacacAGTTTAAATGGCATGCCATCCACCCACCCCAACACTATCTGTTGATGATCTCCCCACATCATCCCCAGTTGCCCTCCTGACTTGGCTCCTCGCCCCTTTTGTGCATACCTGGGCTGCAAGAGGTCCCAGGATAGTTCAGTCCAACTCACAGGTCTCAGGCAGGCTTGTCTGAATGCGAATCCCAGTTCGTGTGATCTTGGGTAGGTCATTTATCACCTTTGTGCATTGATTATGTTATCCATTAAATGGGGATAAACAAATATCTCACAGGGCTCTTGAGACTTTCCAATGAGGGGTTGTTCCTAAAGGCACCAGGTGCGGTACCTCAAAGTAATGTGGCCTGGAGCCATCGGGTGTTTTGTCTAATTTAAAAATCTCCTTTTACAGTTGACTGGTTTGAATGAGAATCCAACTGAGGGTCTACCTGTTACACAGTTGGCTGACACAGTTCTTAAGatgcaatatatttttctttcgttttattttggtgccatttacttgatttaattttattttgtttgtgatgcaggtgatcaaacccaggaccatgcattctagacaagcactctgccactgagctacaccccagtccttttagtACCATCTATCTTGATGGGTATTCATTCCTATAAAATTTTCTGCATTCTAGATTTAGGTAGTTGTTTTCTGATGGTGTTGTTTAACCTGTTCTtctatccctttcatttcctatAAACTATTCATTAGGTTTGGATGACTACATTCAAGACGACAGTGATCATGATGATTCTGGCAAGAACAGGACAGAGGTGGTGCTGCATACGTACTGTGTCTTAGCAGGAGATCCAGAATGTTTGGTCCTACTTTTGGTGATGTTAAGATTGATggtgctgagcacagtggtgcacatctgtaatcccagtggcttgtgaggctgaggcaggaggatggtgagttcaaaagccagcctcagcagtgagaccctaagcaactcattgagaccctgactctaaataaaatattaaaaagggctggggatgcggctcagtggttaagtgcccctgggttcaatctcccattccagaaacaaaacaaaacagaaaagaaaaaagattgattGATGGAGTCTCTCTTTTCCTGGCAATCGTGGAAGTTTGAACATAACCAGGGTATTAGATGAAGGTAAGaaattattactaaatattttgggTATAATTATGTATTACATTATGGTATTGTGGTTGGGTAAAATAAAGATCCTTATCTGACGTGCAACATGGGTGAATTTCAAAACagctgagtgaaaaaaaaaaaaaacaaacaaccagaCCCATATTGTTTGAGTTCATTTGTATGGTACATTCTAGAGCAGGCAGAATTAATCTATAAGTGACAGAAAACAGCATGGGTTGCCTCAGCCATGGCtgagggctgaggctggggaTTGTGGAGGGCATGAGGGATCTTGAGGGTGATGGAGACAGTTTATATTTTGATTACGGTGGTGATTGCACGGATATATACAGTTGTCAAAACTAATGGAATCATGCACTTAAAATGCATGTTGTGTGAAAATTAAGGTGTATTTTGGTGTTTGTGAATGAAgttgattttaaaaggaaataaagttacaactagaataaaataattcattctaaTAGTCACAAAACTGTAATAGGCTTACAGGTGGAAACTAGTAATATGTGActacagataaaatataaaaattatattaaagacAAAGGAGAAGACATACACATATAGATAAATGCGCCATGTTCATGGGCAGATGTCTCAATGTCCTTCCTGAATTactcaataaattaaatatagttttattgaAAGATCTAAgagtttttaaagtttctatcTTACTGATAAAAACTGAAGTATTTAAATtgaaatggcataatatttgggATTTGgcttaaaatattcaaagaaaataatgtgaaagaagaaatgaatcaaTATTTATCCCAGGGGCTGCGGCTGTAGCtcatggtaaagtgcttgcctggcaagtgtgaggcactgggtcaatcctcagcaccccataaaaataaacaaataaaataaaggtattgtgtctatctactactaaaaaaaataaaaataaaaaaatttatcctATGCTGAGAATTTTTGAAGCTAGATGAGAGTTTATTATACAATTCtttgattttatgtatttggaattttctatAATGGAAGTTTAAAAGTGTAAATgactcaaaattttgaaaataagataaaacctTATCccccccaaatttttattttaaaagaaagaaattgaattaaaatgtgattaaaaaataaaagagcaagagtgagcaagaaagaaaatttcttgcTTCACATAACAGAAAAGACTTGCTTCAGGTATAGCTGGATCCAGGGTCTCAGTGTCCTCAGGGCTctgatttcttctcttcctttcttggtCCTACTGGCCTCTAGATTGGTTCTGTTCTCAGACAACATGCTTCAGTTGGAGGTGAGATGACTATCAGCACCCCTTAGAGTTCTACTCTATAATCTGAGCCATCCAGCAGGAAGCTCAATTAAATACCTGGAATTAAGTTGCAGGGCACTGTTGGCCTGGCATGGGTCACCTGCACTTACCTCTCTAGTGTCAGAGGTGTGTCTAATTAGCCTCTGGAACCCCTACACCCAGCACACTGCCTGGGACACCACCCGGTGGGCGGAGTGGGTGGAGAGACCAGGAAGAGGATGGAAAGTACCGGTGCCTTTCATATGTACCTGGAAAGCTCCGCAGCAAGCAGAACACCCCAAATGGAGGTTGGAGAGGAGCACAGCACAGTGGGGCCCTATGGCCACCGTTTTCTCCACTAGGGAGGCCGGGGGAGGGTGAGGGTGCCAACATTCATGTGTCGGTCACCTGCACAGGGCCTGGCGTTCACTAGGCATTGTATCAATTCATTCTCAGACTCTATCAGAGTGAGATGGAAGCGAGGGATCCCAGGGTCATTGGATCCCACCCGCTCCACAGCCTCTTTAGGCCAGAAAGACCCGAGAATGCActgggagtcttgctaaggaGTTTGCCTCTTCATGTCGGTCTGTCCAACTGTACTGTGTATCTGGCTCCTTGGAAGGGCCTCTGGTCTGTCTCCCTCCAGAGCAGGTGGACCAGTCAGAACTTCCAGCTGCAAGTGCCAGAAAGTTAACTCAAACTTATTGGCTTATAAGGAAAATTATTGCTTTATATAACTGAAAATTTATGGGGTTCAGGCACAGCTTGATCCAGACAGTCAAATGACGTCTCGAATGTCTTCATATCTTGTTTCTGCAGTTCTCTGCGTGGGCTTACTCTGGCCAGCTTTTCCTATGTGATGCCAAGATGGCTGCTACCAGTGCTGTGATGACATCCCTATAGCTTACTAACCCACATGGAAAGAGAGCTGCCTTTGCTCAGCAGCTCCAAGATGCTTCTGTTTTGGGTTGCACAGACTTGAATCAAGCATCCATCCCTGAGCCAGTGCTTTGGCTGGGGAAGCAGGGACCGTGTGCCTCCCCCAGATCCCTTCCTGAACCTCATGGACGGTCACTGAGGAAAGGTTGATTCCCCCAAGTCAAATTCAGGTGCTGCCACCAGTAATGATGTGCTGGTGAGAAGCTGGGCTGGCAGCGGTCAGTCAGGCAAATGCCCATCCAGTGCCCTCATGGGGAGGCATTGGCTCCTACCCAAACACTGTGAGCTGGGTGGCAGGGTCTTCGCCACCTACCACGGATCTCATTCTCTCTCTTGTGTTCTATGGACATCTGCTTCTCAGAACTTCCACCCACTGGCCCCTTGTCTGTCCGCTGCAGCCGCCCATGTCCGCCATCCCCTTCCCACGCTGCAGACCAACTGGCATTTGAAAGCAGCCAGAATCTGTCCCAGCTTTCTCTCTTCAGGCCTGTCAGCCTCGCTGGGTCTTTCAGGTCCTTTACTAGTGTgctggtgctctgtgtgggcacaAGATCCTCCAGGGCTGAAGACAGTGTGtacctgtttcttcatctgtaaattgaAGATAGCATCTGCCATTTAGAGTCTGTTGTAAGGATTAAGTGAGCATGgtatagccaggcacagtggcacatgcctgtaatcccagcgacttgggagactgaggcaggaggattacaagttcaaggccagcctgggcaacttaacaaaaccctatctcaaaataaaaaataaaaagggctggggatgtagcacagtggtaaaagtgctcctgggttcaattcccagtcacacacacacacacacacacacacacacacacaaacacacacacgaagggaaaaaatagtgagCAAAGTTTATTCACAGTGTTTAGAACAGTACCCACCACAtagtaattgctcaataaatgccAGCTGTTATTCTTACCACTTCAGCTACAGACAGTACATCACAGTTCTTGTCCCACTCCTGTTCAGTGTCAAGATCTCAGGGTCAATACAACCCTTAGGTTTTTACAATTGAATAATTGTAGAACTCTTTCATATACACTGTCTGATTTGAATCTTGGGACTTTGTGAGGTGGGCAGGACAAATCTTATTCATtctatttacagatgaggaaactgagtttcaGAGAGGTTAGACCTCTTGCCTAACATCACACAGCCAATCAATGGTGGAGGCAGGATTTGAACCAGTTTCTTTCTGTTCCATGATATCACTGCGTCTTTGCCTCAACTCTGGTTATTCTTCAGCCTACCAGACTCTCCTCTGGCCAGTCTAGTGGCTCTTCCTCATTCTCTCAGGTCAAGCCCCAATTCTCTAAGTGACAATAATAGGAGCTAATGTTTATTTAGCACTTGCTGCTCAGCAGGCGAGATGCTTGACTCTCCTTTGGTTATTTTAGGTAATCATTCCCATAACCTTATGAGGCAGGTGGCTCAGCTGCGGGGGTGCGTGGGGGGGAAACAGGCTGAGAGAGGTTAAGTGTCCTGCCCAAGGTCATTCAGGAAGGAGTGACAGCCAGGAGTCACACAACAGTCCAATTCTAGGGAAAGCCTTTCTTGCCTTTCGTGTGGCTGCTTCCGTGTCCCTGGGAATGCAAGGATGGGAATGGACTCTCTCCTCTTGAGTGTGACGCCGGGCGTCTGCCTCTGCTTGGCCCCTTAGGGTTGTCGCGGGCTTTTCTCTTTCCATCAGGCAGAGAGCTCTTTAGCGGCGGGAGCGCGACTCATTGGCCTCTGTGGCCCCTGGCACAAAGCAGGCGCTCCTTAACGCCCAGCTATTTCACTTGTTCCTCGCACCAGCCCTGTGAAGCCGGGGGCAGGGTGCCCGCGTGAAGATCTGAGATCCAGAAAGGCCAAGTGACTCCCCAGGCTACCCATTAGTCCATTCGGAGCCGCGACAAGAGCCCAGCTCCCCTGAGTCTGTCTGCACCGGCTGTCCCTCGTCTGGCCCCGGCTCCCTTGGTCCCCTCCGTGCGGGGGAGAGGACGGCGGCGCAGCCTGGCTGGGGAGAGCGCGGGCCGTCGGGAGCTTTCTCGAGCCAGGGAAAGGATGGCGCGGAGGCTGGGGGCGGGCtgcaggagggaagaaggaacagagtatttttgcattttgacGTTAAAAGTGCAGATTCGATTCCCAGCGGCATCTGTTGGGTTCGGAGCTGGCGGCGCAGAGCCGAGCTGCTCGCGCAAAGAGGCCAGCGCTGCGGCGGGCTTGGGTCCCAGAGCCCGCGGCCGCCTCCGCGCAGGGCTGGGCCAGCCTCTCCAAGAGCTCCGCCCCAAAGGGGCGCTGCCATCCGGAGGAGGCGGGCGCACGGCCGCTTCTCATTCATTGTCTTGACAGAGCATCCTCAGCGGCCAGTCTCCGGCTcctccagctccttcctcctcctcctcttcttcctcctccatttGGGGGGCCAAGCTCATCTCCCTGCCGCAGGTGAGGCCGGGGTCCCCGGGGCACGGGGGAGGACTGGCTGGAAGGACCCGGCATCGCTGCCTTGGGCCACCTGTGGGGCCGGCGTGAGCGTGGGAGCGGCGGGTTGTGGGGGCGGACTGTCAGCAGGACCTGGCTCAGCCGGGGACAAGAAGCCGGCCCATCGGCCCTCGGGGAGGTTCCGGTGCCCGAGGGGTCAGCAGTGGGTGCCAGAGTGCTCTGAGGTGAGGGTGAAGGACCACCGCGGCCAAGATGGAGGTGGGCACGCCGGGAGGGACCGCGGCATGCGCGGGGGGCGGGCAGAACGATGCCCAGCGCCTATCTGCCCAGAACGCGCGTCTCTGGGCGACGGGGTGGGGGCCCGGGTGCGGGGAGAGGAGCAGCTGCTCAGAGCTTGGAGACAGGAAGGGTTGACAGCAAAACAAGAAAAGGCCAAGTTCCCCTTTCCGTGGTTTCTGGGCCTGGTACCTGCGGTGGGGGAGGCGCCAGGGTGGGGCCATGGCTTCCTGTCCCCCAGCCTCTGGTTTGGGGCTCCTCTCACTAGACCCAGGTTGCTCGCCTGGGATTCCTGCTCCCTATTTGAAGCTGGGGTTCTTCGTCCATGCCCCTCACCTGTTTTCTGGGCAGGCAGACCTGGGAGCCTCCTTGGAGGTCCCAGCCTAGGCAAGGGGGCAGTTGCCCAGTAAGGAGGAGCCAGGCCTGAAGGCAGAGCAAATGGGTGAGGCTGGGGAGGCGGGCAGGAGCTCTGGGCACGGTGCTCTCAACACGACAGCATAAGCCCCTTCACCAAGCAGGAAGGTGGTGCGACTGGGCACCAGGACAGCACCCTGAAGCCCAGGGAAGCACTGGCAAAGCACCCCTTGACTTCCTTTGCTCTCCGCCCAGCTACAGTGGGGGAGCCATCCCAGTTGGACCTCAGAGAAGTCAGAATGGGCCTCTCCCTTCCTGTGTGTAGTTCCAATGGGGTGGAGATGACACTTAAGGGCACCTGCTCTTTCTGAGTGGAGGCGAGAGGCAGaggtgtggggaggaggagatgcTGGGATGCGAGCCATTGCTGCTTCTGGTGCCCAGAGACCTAATGGGAAGCCAtcctgctgcctccctccctcctggcagGCTCGCACACCACATCCTGGGTTGGAGGCTAGGGAGGGCAGCCCTGTCCCTGCCTTTAGGAGGGTCCCCTGTGAGTGCGAGCAAGGTGGGCTCTGGACACAGTAGGAATGAGCCCACGCTCTGGGTTGCTGGGGCATCAATGGGAACGCATCCTGAGCCAGTCAGCCAACAGCACACTGGGTGCCCTGTGCGCCAGGCTGTTGTAGGGCTGAGTGACCCGAGGGTGCAGCAGGTGGGCTGGTGTAGAAAGGAGTGAGGAGGGGCTGAGGAGAGTGCGTGGGCGTGATGGACAGCGTGCTGTCCGCTATGGAGCCTCCCACGCGATGCTGGGACCCTAAAGCCAGACTGAGAGCATCCTGAGGAGGCCAGGGCCACACTGTAAAGTTGACCTGAAGGGGGAAAAATTCTCACCCCCTGTGCCCCTAGGATGAGTCGGCAGGTGGTCCGCTCCAGCAAGTTCCGCCACGTGTTTGGACAGCCAGCCAAAGCAGACCAATGCTATGAGGATGTCCGCGTCTCACAGACCACCTGGGACAGTGGCTTCTGTGCTGTCAACCCCAAGTTTGTGGCCCTGATCTGTGAGGCCAGTGGGGGAGGGGCCTTCCTGGTGCTGCCCCTGGGTAAGGTGAGCCACTGGAAACTAGGGACAGCAGCTGTCTTCCTGGGAATGCCTCTATCACTGgtggcactgtgtgtgtgtgtgtggggggggctgAAAAGGTGATTGTCACTTTAGCCTTCCTGAACCTCGGTGTCGTCATCTATAAAACTGAGGTGGGCCAGACACGCCTTACGCTCCCTCCAGCTCCTGCATGCATGGGTTGTGTGGAACCTGAAGCTCATGGGGCCACCATGAGAGGGCCACACAGTGACCTGCAGACCCAGGACCAGGTCTCCCAAGTCTCGGCCTGGGGCTTTGTCCCCTCAGAAACAGAGAGGACTGGGATGGCATCTGACACTTGGTGAGAAGTGGTCTCAGGCCTGGGACTCTAGGTCTGGGTGTCTGGAACCAGGCTGAGCCCCTGATGAGCTAAGAggcctcctttctctctctgagcCTTGCCCCTTCCCCCTGCTGTGTGgtgacccccacccccagcacactCCTGCTCTTTGATGGGTGAGACAGGAAGGGGAGATGGGCCCTAAGTTGTTACCTTAAAAGGGCCGATGGAAGCAAATAGAAGAGGAAGTGGTTGTCGGGGTGAGAGTTGGGCCCGCGCCCTGCACGACTCTCCACAGGAAGCCCTGCTGAAGCAGCTGGCCCCGGAAGAGGCTATTTCCAAacctctgctcctgcctggggGTCACTTATGGCAGACTTCCTTGGTCCCTCTTCATCAAGTCCTTACAGCCCCACCATGCACACACTTCCCTGGAGAACCCCAACCTGACCCCTGATGTGCCCCTGAAGACCTCACTCAGggaagctggggtgggggtggggatgctgACCCTCAGGGCCCACACAGAGGTAGAGACAGAAACAGGCAGGCCGAggtcagggtcacacagcatGGCTCACCCCATCCTATGCTACTCGTGGCCAGCCCTCCTGGGACTGGGACAAAAAGAACAGACCCCAGGCTTGGCCCACTTCTCTGGAACCCCACAGCCTATTCTTCTGCTGTGCCCTCTAGACTGGACGTGTGGACAAGAACGTGCCCACGGTCTGCGGCCACACAGCCCCTGTACTGGACATCGCCTGGTGCCCACACAATGACAACGTCATTGCCAGTGGTTCTGAGGACTGCACGGTCATGGTGAGTGGCAGGGGTTGCTCAGGTACTAGGAGGACTCTAGGATGGAGCTGGCATCAGAGCCCCAGACTCACTCACCCCTTCTCTGCAGGTGTGGGAGATCCCTGATGGGGGCCTGACGCTGCCCTTGCGGGAGCCTGTCGTCACCCTGGAGGGCCACACCAAGCGTGTGGGCATCGTGACCTGGCACCCCACAGCACAGAATATACTGCTCAGTGCAGGTGCCATGGGGTGGTAGAGGGGAAAAtgtggggtggggctggtggCTGACAAAAAGGAGGGCGGGGGGCTCATGGCTTCTGACACAGGGGTGGGGGGATTGTGCAGGTTGTGACAACGTGATCCTGGTGTGGGACGTGGGCACTGGGGCAGCTGTGCTGACGCTGGGCCCAGATGTGCACCCGGACACAATCTACAGCGTGGACTGGAGCCGCGATGGTGCCCTCATCTGCACCTCCTGCCGGGACAAGCGTGTGCGCATCATCGAGCCACGTAAAGGCACTGTCGTAGCCGTGAGTTGCCATGAACCCAGACCCTGGACCCTGACACCATTAGCTCACTACCCCAATCCACCACTCCCTTGCGTACTGTACTCCCCTGCCCCACTGGGTCTGCTCCCCTAGGGTGTGCATATGGGTGTCTGACCAACCACCACCCTCTCCTTGCAGGAGAAGGACCGTCCCCATGAGGGGACTCGGCCTGTACATGCTGTGTTTGTATCAGAAGGGAAGATACTGACCACAGGCTTCAGCCGCATGAGTGAGCGGCAGGTGGCGCTGTGGGACACAGTAAGTGGGTGACAGGAAGCAGAGTGCACCTTGGCTGGAGACTGGAGTCCCTGCCCTGCCACTTGCCTGGCCAGGTGGCCTtgggcctcagtttacccatTTGAGGTGGGAATTTCCAATGGTTGGTCTGGGAGGGCCCTCACCTGGTCACTACCCAGTGAGGATTACCATCACAGGACCTGAGGCCGCCCAGCCCGTTGTTACGCTCTTCTGTCCCTACAGAAGCACCTGGAGGAGCCACTGTCCCTGCAGGAGCTGGACACAAGCAGTGGAGTCCTGCTGCCCTTCTTTGATCCTGACACCAACATTGTCTACCTCTGTGGCAAGGTGGCTCCGTCAGGAGGGGCTGGGAgcagggaggtgggcaggaagggCTGGGAGGAGCTGGCCTGGAGGCATCTGTTGGTGCTGACCCTCCCTTTGCATGTTCCACTTGCAGGGTGACAGCTCCATCCGCTACTTCGAGATCACCTCCGAGGCCCCATTCCTGCACTATCTTTCTATGTTCAGTTCCAAGGAATCCCAGCGTGGCATGGGCTACATGCCCAAACGTGGCCTGGAGGTGAACAAGTGTGAGATTGCCAGGTGACTGACCCTCACCCGACAAGGGCTTGCTCCCGGGTGGTGCTGACCTTCACGCTGCGGGCGCTGCTCACCTTCCTGTTTCCACAGATTCTACAAGTTGCACGAGCGAAAGTGTGAGCCCATCGCCATGACAGTGCCTAGAAAGGTGACAGTACCGTGGCCCTCCCTGGGCTCCAGACTGGGCACTGACCTCTGGGCTTGCAGGGTGGTATGGTGACATTAACACTCCCATAACCATACCTGGCCTTGCCCACAGTCGGACCTGTTCCAGGAGGATCTGTACCCACCCACAGCAGGGCCTGACCCTGCCCTCACAGCTGAGGAGTGGCTGGGGGGTCAGGATGCTGGgcccctcctcatttccctcaaGGATGGCTACGTACCCCCCAAAAGTCGGGAGCTGCGGGTCAACCGGGGCCTGGACAGCACACGCAGGAGGGCAGTGCCAGAGGCCGGTGGCACTCCCAGCTCGGTGAgagtggggtggggagcaggggagcCAGAATGGGAAGATGGAGAAGTGGGGAAGCGGGCTGCGTGGAGGTGCTCAATACTCCAGTGGAAGAAGGCTGGTGTTTGGAGTTTTCCAAATTCAAAATGTTGGGGCAGCTAGGAGTAGGTAATCCTGAGGCCTCAAAAAACAGGAtttagagctgggtgtggtggtccatgcctgtaatcccagcagctcgagaagatgaggcaggaggatggcaaactcaaagccagcctcagcaacttagctcagagagactctgtctctaaataaaatataaaaaagggctggggatgtggctcagtggttaagcatccatgtgttcaatccctggtaccaaaacaaacaaaacaaaacaaaacgaaacaaaacaaaccccccaGATTTGGGTTTATAGGCCTACAGCTCTTTGGGCAGCAACTGGCTGACAAGCAGAAGGACCAAAGTTCTGGGTCTCTTGGAAGTGGGCTTAGCAGATGCCAGGTTAAGGGGGACCCCAGAAGGAGCTAAGCCTAATCTAGCCTGGATCCCCTAGGATGCTGTGTCCCGGCTGGAGGAGGAGATAAGGAAGCTGCAGACCACAGTGCAGGAGCTGCAGAAGCGCTTGGACAGGCTGGAAGAGACAGTCCAGGCCAAGTAGAGGACAAGGGCCTTCAGCTGGGTCAGGTTGCTCACAGCTCTCCACTCCCACCCAGGCCTCAGGCTATCATggcaaagaagaaacaataataaaatgactttattttcttgtaCTTCTCCAGACTCTGATGCCTGCTTACTTAGATGCTGGGCCTGCTAAACTAAC contains the following coding sequences:
- the Coro1a gene encoding coronin-1A, whose translation is MSRQVVRSSKFRHVFGQPAKADQCYEDVRVSQTTWDSGFCAVNPKFVALICEASGGGAFLVLPLGKTGRVDKNVPTVCGHTAPVLDIAWCPHNDNVIASGSEDCTVMVWEIPDGGLTLPLREPVVTLEGHTKRVGIVTWHPTAQNILLSAGCDNVILVWDVGTGAAVLTLGPDVHPDTIYSVDWSRDGALICTSCRDKRVRIIEPRKGTVVAEKDRPHEGTRPVHAVFVSEGKILTTGFSRMSERQVALWDTKHLEEPLSLQELDTSSGVLLPFFDPDTNIVYLCGKGDSSIRYFEITSEAPFLHYLSMFSSKESQRGMGYMPKRGLEVNKCEIARFYKLHERKCEPIAMTVPRKSDLFQEDLYPPTAGPDPALTAEEWLGGQDAGPLLISLKDGYVPPKSRELRVNRGLDSTRRRAVPEAGGTPSSDAVSRLEEEIRKLQTTVQELQKRLDRLEETVQAK